Within the Epinephelus lanceolatus isolate andai-2023 chromosome 9, ASM4190304v1, whole genome shotgun sequence genome, the region atcttatttatctgatcgttttcagtttgttgacgttcataatgaatcatccttacgtactaaagtttgttttggagttccacaaggttctgtgctcggaccaatcctgtttattctatatatgcttcctttaggcaacatcattagaaatcactctataaatttccattgttatgcagatgatacacagttgtatttattgatgaagccagaagaaactcatcaattaactaaactccataactgccttaaagacataaaaacctggatgagcaccaatttcctgatgttaaattcagacaaaactgaaattattgttattggccccaaacaactcagagactctttatctgatgacatagtttctcagTGTCAGTCACAACatccagtgcaacagtgtggctcacttGTGTTTTCAATTGTTTTCGGACAACAGTGGACCTcagtggcacagaggaagaagataaaTCAGGCTCttatacacacaaaatatttgTAAGCAGATACATTCACTGTTGGCTTTGGTCTTTCATGGAATTTGTTGAtagaaaaatattaaacatcaactattttcttttataCCTACCTGTGTGAACATATAAAGAACCTGATCCTAACCAAGCCTGGTCATCACTGAGTTTAGAATAAGACTAAAAAGATGTGGTTGTGTTGAAGAGATTTAATATACAATGTTAACATCCAGTGGTTCATTGTGTTCATTTGAACAGGTCCTTCCTGCATGCCAGCAGCATTCAATGCACAAGGACTTTGCTCACAGGTCCCAGAGCCTATCCTGTCTATTTTGAAGGTCCTCCGTAGCCTTTTGCAATGTTGTCGTTAGTCTCAGCAGCCTCCTTGATCGCCTGCATCACCAGAGCATTCCTCTTCCTTGTCTCTTCCATCCTCATTGGGTTTGCTTCAGGCAGATTCTGATAGGCAGTAAAGCAAGAGACAGATACATAGAATGAATTACTATATTTCAccacataaataaaaattaacctAATAACTTTTTATGTGTTAATTGCATGGTCTCTAAAGCAAATTATATAACTTATTTgcataaatatttcactttttttatttcagttgtaAAAATAGCCTTTAGATTAACTGACTACAGAACCATCACCCTGGTGTCTGTGGTCATGAAATCCTTCGAGAGACTGGTGTTGTACCATCTGAAGGACATCACAGGACCCCCTGCAATTTGCCTACCAGGCCAACAGGTTAGTGAATGGATGATGCAGTCAACATGGGATTGCACTACATCCTGCAACACTTAAGCTCCCCAGGGACTTATCCAAGGATCCTGTTTGTGGACTTAGAGTTCAGTGTTCAACACCATCATCTCAGACATCCTTCAGACCAAACTCATCCAGCTCACTGTGCCATTGTCCAACTGTCAGATGATCACAAACTTCCTGACAGACCAGAGGCAACAGGTGAGATTGGGAAAAATCACGTCCAGCACTGGTGCCCCCCAGGGAGGTGTGTTTTCCCCCACTGTTCTTCAccctccacacaaacacaaaggagACCCATCTGTTAAACAAcagtcatcagcctcatctgcggcGGTGATTGGTCTGCATACAGGTGGGAGGTTGAAGAGCTGGCCCTTGGTCAAAGCAACCCGGAGCTGAACACTGTAAAACCTGTGGAGATGACAGTGGACTTCAGGACAGGCCccctttgactttttggatataaaatgtcatcacttcatcactgtatccttttagacatttgtgtgaatttttGTCACATCtaacatatgaattcttgaattatttccaaaaacatgtggtgtaaggtcacagtggcctttgaCCAAAaaactctaatcagttcatccttaagcccaagtggatgtttgtgccatatttgagggattaagatattgcattcacaagaatgagatggacgcaagtttatagtgaccttgacctttgatcaccaaaatatATTTGGTTCATTGTTGAATCCAAATGGATGCTCAgaaaatttgaggaaattccctcaagccaTTCTTGAGATAGTGACCTTGATCGTCTGAACCCAGAGACACAATGTCAAACAACCAGACACAAGAACAGTTTTTTTCCACAGGCCATCACTCTGATGAACTCTTAAGTCCATAGTGACAGGAACAATCCCTCTACAATAGCCCTGTAACACCAAGCATCCACTTAACAATTATATTAAATACTAgctgttctttatttttttcaatatcatcACTATCAATATATAAGCATCACTGTATACACATATTGTTATATCCACCTGCCTCATGTATATAAAGCAACTATCGACACTAATAATTGTACATTTGTTTTAACTGTATGTCTATGTCTGTATGCTGAGAGCAACAGAAACCGCAGTCAAAttctatgtagcctacagtgtACAGTGTACACGCTTACTTGGCCATCAAAGCGGATTCAGATTCAGAGATTAGATTAGCTTTTATTGTCTCCTTCAGGGGAAGTTTTTCTTGAGCATTCGAGAGATAACAATGTGACGTAACAGCCCACAGCCTCTCCACATGTACAATCAAACTACAGTTAACATTCAGTGATGCACAGATGTTCTGCAGGTGGACCAGAAAAGTCATTTCCAACCCTGCTGCCattgaaaaaaaagtgacattttccacctCTGAAGCAATGTTCTCCCCTTCACCTATAGTCAACCAGCTCATTATTGATGTCAGTGACCAGAAAAACCAAGGTGCCTCATCTGGATTAGACAGTTGAGAGGAGAagagctgagaaaaaaaacctgaagACAAGTGTCGCCGACCTTCAACAGATACAGTCACTCAAGTTACACAACCTGAGAACTGTGAGGACATCCAACAGGTGGTAACCGACATCTTCATCATCAAGAGAGGTGGGTCCATAAATCCATACCAAATGAGAAATGGTATCGTCATCCATTGACTGGGACCGGGGAGAAGAGATGGCTCACATCATTCCATATTGTGCTTATTTCCATGTGccatgatttgatttgaagggAAAGAAAGTCCAAGGCTCTCTATTTAAACACATTAGACCTCATTGAAGCTTTTTGTCCCAAAGATAAATCTGCCAGAGACAAATTGTGGCATTTACTCAAACAAGTAAAAGAGGCTTCATGGCAAGGAGACTCCATCAGTGGTGCTCCCAGGGTGTGGCTGGGGGAGATGATGGCCACACAATCCCGCAGAAATAATTGGAAATAATTTGAGGCCAGCACTACTGCTGTTAACAGACTGTGGCACgctcattttttaagctagtGTGGAGGCAGAGGTATTTTGTGAAACTGAACAACCTAATGCCTCTTGTAAAGGTAGGTAACAGTTTGTTCAAACCTTTTTGCAGTTGTTCAACTATTTTATTTCAAGCTAATCCatcatttttctgtctttttttattttgatttggtatgttttaattttgttctTCGAGTGTACAGGACATCCTATTCAAGACATCACCATGAAAATAGCAATTTTTCTGTAGACCTACATTGGtacattgtcatttttttatattttgatggaAACATTTCATATCCACCAACCCAAAGTCTCTAACTCCTGGCGTAGTTTGCTTTAGCTTATTTCCTTTCAAAAATAGAAAGTATCTTATAATCCCTAAGCCATATGGGGTGAGATCAGGTAATTTGTACATaaggtaaaatgggacaaatAAGGTTTTACATCTTGGccttttaaaatattaacagGCAATCACCGAACGTGTTATTGCATTGTTGCTACAAATGTGCTTTATGTGAAAGAATCATTTTGATGCTGAGATAATCAGGCTAGGCAGAGCaaaaattcaaaaaaaaaaatcactggttCCAGAACCCAACAGTTAAGGCATAATGCGTGTGATTTTCTCTTTTGAGTGCTGTGGCTAAAACAATAAGGATACAACAACGGAAACAGTTGTAGGATGTAGCATTTTAATGGGTGTTTGActtaaatattttcataataCACTTTAATTTTTATGGGAAAGGGTTTTGAGTGAGTAGTTAATgcattcaggtaaaatgggacaaaaaAATTGGGCATTTTTCTGAAATGGAACCAGTATGTTTTTAGAAGACCAAATATCATAGAATCATAACGTATTCTACTGTGTGCCACCCTGTCATATTACAGATATTAATAGTAGGCTACTTTTGTCACATAAAAATATGCAGTGAGTCCGTGTCAGCTACAATAATCAAGAATTAGCCATCATTGTTACACACATGCATCAGACATCTCCATTGTAGAGAATTTGGCACCAAGAAAACAGGAagcaaaagaaaagagacagtAGGGCAAAAAAGATGGACagtattttaaattaacatCAAATTCTTCATGACTGATTAATGAAGCCATGATTAACCTAGTTAGGGAACATAAATGATTTAATGAATTAATGACTAAACTGATAGATGGATTTAGCCATTTCACAAAATGCAAACATGACTatcccattttacctgaacatGTTATCAGGCTGAGGTAGGGGTTCTTGATGTGTTTGAAGGTCCAAAGCTTcttaatatttttacataacaacgtatctcaaggcaattgaatccaATGCAACTggactttattttgtttcacctcttatccaagaggcttcatcagttcatgcttgtcagactaggctggaactagtctgacaagcTGGTGTGGaacacccaggtatttaacctctggggaggtcttcacgaggccaatgatgtcactggttcgttagtgctccaatggtgtgtcaatgACGGTTTTGTGAAGACCtcctcagaggttaaatacctgctagactagttccagcctagtctgacaagcatg harbors:
- the uqcc3 gene encoding ubiquinol-cytochrome-c reductase complex assembly factor 3, with product MSSMRTLLSSGAMVAALGLGYGMLSIISPGEDRRRELVKNLPEANPMRMEETRKRNALVMQAIKEAAETNDNIAKGYGGPSK